The genome window ACCATGACCCTGACCCTAGGCCACTTCCTCGTGCTGGGCGCGATCCTGTTCGCGATCAGCATCGTCGGCATCTTCCTCAACCGCAAGAACATCATCGTGCTGCTGATGGCGATCGAACTGATGCTGCTGGCGGTGAACATGAATTTCGTCGCTTTCTCCAGTTGGATGGGCGATCTGAGCGGGCAGGTGTTCGTGTTCTTCATCCTGACCGTGGCGGCCGCCGAATCCGCCATCGGCCTGGCGATCCTGGTTGTATTGTTCCGCAACCTGAACACGATCAATGTTGATGAACTTGACCGGCTGAAGGGCTGACGGTCCGGGCTACGAGAAAATCAAGACATGTCGGTACCTAAGCTCTATCTCCTTATCGCTTTCGCCCCGCTGGTCGGGTCCGCCATCGCCGGCCTGTTCGGCACCGGCTTCCTCGGACGCTGGGTCGGCCGTGCCGGCGCGCACTGGGTCACGATCCTGGGCGTGCTGGTCTCGGCCATCGGCTCGGCCTTCGTGCTGCAGGACGTCCTGGCGGGCAACACCTTCAACGGCACGCTCTACACCTGGAGCGCGATCGGCGGCATCAAGCTGGAAATCGGCTTCATGATCGACACGCTGTCGGCCATGATGATGGTGGTGGTCACCTCGGTGTCGCTGATGGTGCACATCTACACCATCGGCTACATGAAGGACGATCCCGGCTACCAGCGGTTCTTCGCCTACATCTCGCTGTTCACCTTCTCGATGCTGATGCTGGTCATGTCCAACAACATGCTCCAGCTCTTCTTCGGATGGGAGGCCGTGGGCCTGGTGTCCTATCTGCTGATCGGCTTCTGGTACACCCGTCCCACCGCGATCTTCGCCAACATGAAGGCCTTCCTGGTCAACCGTGTCGGCGACTTCGGCTTCGTGCTGGGCATCGGCCTCCTGTTCGCCTACGCCGGCTCGATGAACTACACCGAGGTGTTCTCGCAGTCGGACAAGCTGGCCGGCCTAACCTTCCCGGGCACCGACTGGATGCTGCTGAGCGTGGCCTGCATCGCGCTGTTCGTGGGCGCGATGGGCAAGTCGGCGCAGTTCCCGCTGCACGTCTGGCTGCCCGACTCGATGGAAGGCCCGACCCCGATCTCCGCACTGATCCACGCCGCCACCATGGTGACGGCCGGCATCTTCATGGTGGCGCGCTTCTCGCCGCTGTTCGAGCTGTCGCCCACCGCGCTGTCGTTCATCATCGTCATCGGCGCGATCACCGCGCTGTTCATGGGTTTCCTGGGCATCATCCAGAACGACATCAAGCGCGTGGTGGCCTATTCCACGCTGTCGCAGCTGGGCTACATGACCGTCGCGCTGGGCGCCTCGGCCTACTCGGTGGCGATCTTCCACCTGATGACCCACGCCTTCTTCAAGGCGCTGCTGTTCCTGGCGGCGGGCTCGGTCATCATCGGCATGCACCACGACCAGGACATCCGCAACATGGGCGGCCTGCGCAAGTACATGCCCATCACCTGGATCACCTTCCTGCTGGGTTCGCTGGCGCTGATCGGCACGCCGTTCTTCGCCGGGTTCTACTCGAAGGAAAACATCATCGAGGCGGCCAAGCTGTCCCACGTCTGGGGGTCGGGCTTCGCCTACTTCGCCGTGCTGGCCGGCGTGTTCGTGACGGCGTTCTACTCGTTCCGCCTGTACTTCCTGGTCTTCCACGGCAAGGAGCGCTTCGACACCTCGGGCGCGCACGGCCACGACGACCATGCCCACGGCAGCCATGACGACCACGGCCACGACGACCACCACCATGGCGGCGTGCCGCACGAGTCGCCCGCCGTGGTGACGGTGCCGCTGGTGCTGCTGGCCATCCCGTCCGTGATCATCGGCGCGATCGCCATCGGCCCCATGCTGTTCGGCGACTTCTTCAAGGGCGTGATCTTCAATTCGCCCGACCGCCCGGTCATGGAGCACCTGGCCGAGGACTTCCACGGCTGGGTCGCCTACGGGCTGCATGCCTTCAGTACCGTGCCGTTCTGGCTGATGCTGGCCGGCGTGGTCCTGGCGTGGTTCTTCTACATGGTCAAACCGGCCATTCCCGCCGCCATCAAGGCTCGCGCAGGCTGGCTGTACAACCTGCTCGACAACAAGTACTACATGGACAAGATCAACGAAGCCGTGTTCGCGCGCGGTGCCCGCGCGCTGGGCGGCGGCTTCTGGAAGGTGGGCGACAAGTCCCTGATCGACGGCCTCCTGGTCAACGGCAGCGCCCGTCTGGTCGGCTGGTTCGCCGGGGTGGTCCGCCACCTGCAGTCGGGCTACATCTATCACTACGCCTTCGCCATGATCATCGGCATCATGGCCCTGGTGACCTTCTTCGTCCTGCTGAACAATTGATGGCAAGCGATATGGCTCAAACTTCTTTTCCGTGGCTCTCGCTTGCGATCTTCACCCCGATCGTGTTCGGCATCCTGGTGCTGGCGGTGGGGCGTGACAGCAATCCCACCGTCGCCCGCGTGCTGGCGCTGATCGGCGCGATCGCCGGTCTCCTGGTCACGCTGCCGCTGTACACCGGCTTCGACGCCTCGACGGCGCAGATGCAGTTCGTCGAGAAGGCCACCTGGATCGCCGAGTACGGCGTCTCCTACTCCCTGGGCGTGGACGGCATCTCGCTGTGGTTCGTCCTGCTGACGGCCTTCATCACCATCATCGTGGTGCTGGCCGGCTGGGAAGTCATCACCAGCCGCGTCGCCCAGTACATGGGCGCCTTCCTGATCCTGTCGGGCCTGATGATAGGCG of Pigmentiphaga sp. H8 contains these proteins:
- the nuoK gene encoding NADH-quinone oxidoreductase subunit NuoK, translating into MTLTLGHFLVLGAILFAISIVGIFLNRKNIIVLLMAIELMLLAVNMNFVAFSSWMGDLSGQVFVFFILTVAAAESAIGLAILVVLFRNLNTINVDELDRLKG
- the nuoL gene encoding NADH-quinone oxidoreductase subunit L is translated as MSVPKLYLLIAFAPLVGSAIAGLFGTGFLGRWVGRAGAHWVTILGVLVSAIGSAFVLQDVLAGNTFNGTLYTWSAIGGIKLEIGFMIDTLSAMMMVVVTSVSLMVHIYTIGYMKDDPGYQRFFAYISLFTFSMLMLVMSNNMLQLFFGWEAVGLVSYLLIGFWYTRPTAIFANMKAFLVNRVGDFGFVLGIGLLFAYAGSMNYTEVFSQSDKLAGLTFPGTDWMLLSVACIALFVGAMGKSAQFPLHVWLPDSMEGPTPISALIHAATMVTAGIFMVARFSPLFELSPTALSFIIVIGAITALFMGFLGIIQNDIKRVVAYSTLSQLGYMTVALGASAYSVAIFHLMTHAFFKALLFLAAGSVIIGMHHDQDIRNMGGLRKYMPITWITFLLGSLALIGTPFFAGFYSKENIIEAAKLSHVWGSGFAYFAVLAGVFVTAFYSFRLYFLVFHGKERFDTSGAHGHDDHAHGSHDDHGHDDHHHGGVPHESPAVVTVPLVLLAIPSVIIGAIAIGPMLFGDFFKGVIFNSPDRPVMEHLAEDFHGWVAYGLHAFSTVPFWLMLAGVVLAWFFYMVKPAIPAAIKARAGWLYNLLDNKYYMDKINEAVFARGARALGGGFWKVGDKSLIDGLLVNGSARLVGWFAGVVRHLQSGYIYHYAFAMIIGIMALVTFFVLLNN